From the genome of Haladaptatus caseinilyticus:
TTCGACATCTTTGCAGCAGCAACAAATCATACGGGTGATTTTTCACATGGTGGTATGGAAGCGACAATGCGAGCGCTTGATACACGAGATATTCCGTATGCGGGGCTTGGGAAGAACTTAGCGGATGCGCGACGGCCAGCTTATGTTGATACACCAGGTGGACGTGTTGGCGTGGTGGCTGCCTGTTCAACGATCACACCGGGGAGCGAAGCTGGAGTACAGCGTCCTGATATACAGGGCCGTCCAGGTCTTTCACCGTTGCATCTTGAAACCCACTATTCGGTGCCAGAGACGGTTCAAGATCAACTTGAATCAATGAGTGAGTCCTTAGGGTTAGAAGACATCAAAGACCGTCACAGGCGGCTTGGATTTCCTGTCCCGGGAGAGAACCGTTCGGAATTCTCGCTGCTGAATATTGGTGGGAACCAGCATCTACACTTCGAGAAAGACGACACATTCGGAATCACACAGCGGGCAAATAACGCTGATCGAACAGCAATCCTCGACCAAATTCGGCAGGCACGATCGCAATCCGACTGGGTTTTCGCTAGTCTTCACGTTCATGAGGGTGTCGGTGGTGTGATCAATGACAAGACAGTACCTGAGTTTCTCGAAAAGTTTGCCCGGGAGTGTATTGATGCCGGTGCTGATGCGTTTCTTGGGCATGGACCACACGTACTTCGTGGAATCGAAATCTACGATGATGCACCAATCTTCTACAGCCTCGGGAACTTCATGATGCAGAACGAGACCGTGACAAAACTTCCTGCGGAAATATACGACAAATATGATCTGCCCCAGTGGGATTCCCTTCCTGCTGATCTCTTCGATGCCCGAGTCAGTAACGAGGAGAATCAACGAACTGGATTCTTGGCAGACGCTGCCTTCTGGGAGACGATCTTGCCAGTGTGTCACTTTCAGGAAGGTCGATTACAGGATATTACTTTGTATCCAGTTGATCTCGGCTACGAACAACCACGACCACGACGAGGACGGCCGGTGCTTGCAACCGAAACCAAAGCGAGCGAGATTCTCGAAACGGTGGTGTCGTTGTCGGAACCGTATGGTACCGAAATCGCGATTGATGGCGAAATAGGTAGGATAAACGTGTAAACTACCCCATCCTGACGCTCGCTTACGCTCGCGTCTGAGGACGGGGGTTTAGCGCCTACAAGAGCTAAAGCACGCGTTCAATCATTTTCAAAATCGTGGTCGTTTGGGTCTCCCCTAATCGGTGTCTTCTATCGTGGGTGGTTGTCGTTGTTCGCCCTGGTCCATGGCGTGCTTCGTCTTTCGTTCGAGGTCTTCCAGGTTGTGTTTCCGTGCCGTTGCAAGTGCCTTTTCGTATTCCGGTTTTTGCATCAACGAGATGCCGAAGAACAACAGTATAGACATCGGTAAGCCGACAAAGACGGGGTGAAGCCCCATGTATTCAGACGTTCCCGCGAAGTATCCGATCCACCACCACGCGACTGTGAGTCCGGCGCCGACGATAAGGCTCCAGAATGCCGCATCGGACGTCCCTCGTGGCCAATAAAATGTCGCAAGCCATGGAACGAGGACACCGCCGGTCAGTGCAACTGCTCCGAATACGATCAGATCGATGATTCCCGGAACGATAAGCGCAAGTCCGAGTGAAAAAATCATCAACCCGACGACGGTGATCTGTGAAACCGTGGTTTGTTCATCACGTCCGGCATCTGGATTTAAATATCGGATGTATATGTCGTCGACGACGTTTGATGATCCGGAGAGCAGAAAACTATCACCACTACTCATGATCGCCGCTGCCAGTGCTGCCAGTACGACGCCGGCCAACCAGTCAGGTAGGATGTCCATGGCCATCTGAGGCATGATGAGTTGCGGATTCTGGATATCGGCATACATCACCAAGCCAATCGCGCCGATTATTAGCGGAACAGGGATAAACGCGAGTCCGATAATACCGTTCAGTGTCGTCCCCACGAATCCGTCTCGTGGGCTCTTTGCGGACATTATTCGTTGTAGATAGCCTTGCCGCACGAGCATCGTAGGAACGAGCGTCACGACGTACCCAGCAATGAGTGTCCACTTCATCGCAAACAGATCGAAGGCCTGTGGTGCTACGTCGGTGACCTGGGATGTCGCCGACGAAAAACCACCGAGATTCATCATCCCCAAAATAGCCAGCAACCAAAGTCCGACGAACAGGATACAGCCTTGAATAAAGTCCGTCCACATCACAGCTGACATCCCACCCATGACGGTATATGCTGTAATGATTATTGCACCGATGATGGCCGCCTCTGTGACCGTTATCGCATCTGCAAATAGAAAACTAATGATCGTCCCAGCAGCCAACCACTGTGCACCAAGTGTGCTGATGAATCGAAGCAAATAGAACGGAACTGCTGCTGCTCGGGTTTTTTCGTCGTACCGATCTTCGAGCATCGACGGAAGTGTGATATTCCGAGTTTTTGGAAGTTTGTGGCCCAACAGGAAAGCTACGATGAAGAAGCTGAATATCGCGATACCGTAACTCCAGAACGCGGTGATACTCTCAGCTTCGAACGTAGACGCCGATAACCCAATCGTTCCCCCTGCTCCGATTGCTGTTGCAAAAAACGAGAGGGCAATAAGATACCACGGAGCCCCCTTACCAGCCAAGAAAAAGTCTTCAAGGTCAGCGATCCCTTTTTGATGGAAATAGTATCCAATTCCAAGCATTCCGAGGATGTAAACGATAACAATACCAACGATTATTTCTCGAACCATGTGGTAGTGAATCACAGCCAAAGAATATAAAATTCATCATAGGAGGAAATAGTTTATCGTCTATCAATTATACGGAAAAAGTCGGAGAAATTCTAGGAAATGATGCTTCTTTGCGAAAGTGTTTAACGCAAGTGAAGAAACGACCGATTATTCGAGAGTGCCTACTGTCCGAAAATCCCGTGCCGTGAAGTTGCATGTGGAGGGATCTAGAAGTCCTACAACGGTACACAGTAGATTACCGAGTAGCGGGTGTAGGTGAGAAGTTGAAAATCAATCGCGGTGAATATCTCTACTAATCATGCAGTTGTGGTGTCTCCGGGATTTTGGCATTTTAACAAGGAAAAATCAACTAAGGATTAATTTTTCCCGATTTGGTTAGGATAGTTTTAAAATAACCACCACACTTTAACCATAGTTCTGTGAACGAGGGAAGTACATGCGACTCGTCCGCACACTCATTAAGGACGAGGACAAGGAGGCTGTTCTTCAGGTCCTCAATGACGAAAACATCGACTATATTGTCTCGAAGGAAGCAAGTGACCGTGGAGAATTGGTCGTCGTGGAGTTTCCCGTTCCCGAACAGGCTCTCGAAGTTGTCCTCGAGAAGTTCAAAACGGCCGGTCACGGTGAACATCATTATACTGTCGTCGCTGATGCAAAATCCGCTCTCTCAACTAATATGGGTGAGATGGAAGAGCGATTTATCGTCGGTGAAGAAGCAGACGACAGCATTGCTGCCGAAGAACTCCGGTCGCAAGCACTCGAACTGCTCCCGAATGCATTCACCTTTCTTCTATTGACATTTTTGAGTGCGGTAGTTGCAACCGCTGGGCTCCTTTTGGATTCGCCGGCCTTCGTCGTGGGATCGATGGTTATCGCACCACTCGTCGGTTCTGCACTCACGGCAAGTGTTGGAACAGTTCTCAGTAATCGCAAGATGATCGTCGATGGGTTCACGACACAAGTATATGGACTGGGAATAGCGATCATCGGAGCAATTATGTTCAGTCTCGTCCTCAAAACAGGGCATTTTCTTTCTCCATCACTGCATCCTGGAGCAATCAATCAGATTGCACAGCGCATCTCACCTGGGTTACTATCACTTATCATTGGGGTCTGTGCCGGTGCTGCCGGTGCAGCTGGTCTTGCAACCGGTATCTCTGCTGCACTCGTCGGTGTCATGATCGCTGCAGCACTCATACCAGCCGCCGCAGCTGTTGGTATCGGCATCGCATGGAACAGCCAAGCAATCGCACTTGGATCACTCATCCTTCTCGTCGTGAACGCGGCATCGATTCACGTCTCTGGTGTTGCCGTGTTCTGGTATCTCGGGTATCGGCCAGACTGGTGGGAACCAGGTGCTATCCGGCCAAACTTCAAACTCGGTCGGATTGGTCCATCACTCGTGGTCGCAATTGCACTCCTTGTCCTATTTGTCACTGCAGGGGGCGCTGTTTCGACCCATGTTGGCTTTGAACAGTCAGTCAATGAAGTCGTTGGCGAGACACTCAGTCATCAACAGTACCAAGAACTCACGCTAATGGAGGTTCGAGCGGAATTCAACCAGGGGATATTATCGAACAATCCACAGGAAGTGACTGTGGTTGTCAAACGACCACCCGGTCAGAACTACCCGCGGGTAAGTGAGCAGCTCAAGAACCGTATTTCGACGAAAACTGGCCGTCAGGTGACTGTCAGTGTCGAGTTTGTCGACCGGCAACAAGCGTGAATTCTTCCATACCACTCGCTCACGGTATTCAACATCGCATGTGCCCCTCCTGGGAGCTCGGGATTTAGAAATAGGTGGCAGCAGATCTCTTTGCCTTGGTCGAATCACCAATAGCAGGTTGAGATTGATCAACTCTCGGAGAATGAACTCTGTGAGTAAAACTTGTAGATGATCCTACTATCGATTCAGCACCTAGACTTGACTTACTATCTGTACTGTAGGCTACTCGGTTTTTCAACGTTCTCGCAGTTCCGACAGCACTCCATGGGCTGGTTTGATTTCGTGCCAGAATAATACTACAGAATAGCCTAACTCAAAATAGGCTAATTGAGAATTGGCTATCTTACTTTTCTAGTGGTGATCCTTCGACGCTCTTCCTAAAACCCCGTGACTACTGTGAGATTTCCTCTCTTCCTCACTACCGCGTCTCCATTAATTTGAGGCTGTTTAAACGCACTGAAAGTATTTACCGTTCCAGTCCTCGTTTTTCAGCATCACAAAATGACGAATAGCGAGAATCAGCACCCAGAGCCACACTATCGACTGTTATCGATCTTTAAAGTCTTATTCGCAATTCTCGTCACAATTTTCATCGGTATTCTTTGGTGGGTACTGAGCGGCTGTTTCATTGGTTGTCCTGCTATCCTCTAATTGGTCTACTTTCACAAAGCACACTGCGTACGATAAGGGTTCGCTAGTTTCTCTATTCTTCTGAAATTCACCAGATAACTACCCGTGAACTCAATTTCCCACGCTCCAATTCACCGCGTTCATGAAGTTCTTCGAGTCGCTGATGGACTGGCCGCCGCTTCATCCCAACTGTATCCGCTACCCACCGAGCGGTTACTACTGGGAACTCGGACTCACGAATTACGTGCAGAATATCGTCATTACTCGTTTGCTCCGCAAATCGTCCTTGATTGTCGTGCTCACTCCTCTAACGACTTCGACGAAAAGTCAACCTACAACGACAACACGCGAGACATCCATCACTACAGCTACTAGGATGACAGAAACGTGTAAATCGACAACCCACACTACGACAGGGAGTGTAGGATACACAACTGAAGTATCCAGATAATGGGGTGTTTTTGTAGCTTCTTACGAATCTCACCATCGTTGCCAAGCTTGTTCAAAATCTCATAGGCCGACCAACGTGGCCGCTCAAGCTTTCTTGGAATCCCAAGCATTGTCGAAACTCCACACTCTCTTCTTCGATAGTCCGAAGTCCAATTGTCTGACTATAGAGAGTGAGAACAGACGAGGGCCAGAAGCTAGCGTTTCACCATTCAATCGCACTTCTGATTTCGAAGTCTTCCTCCAGAGTCTCAAACCGATCTGGCGCGAAGACGTCGGCATCAAACGTCGGCGTAGTCTCTGTGAGCAATTCTGCGATCAAGTGTCCAGCAACTGCACTGTACATGATACCTTCGCCGTTGAACCCACAGCATACATACACTCCACTCGGGTGAATTTCTCCGACCAGAGGGTGGCGGTCAGGTGTTGCCGAACAAAGTCCACCCCACTTCCCAGTCATCTGGCTTTCTTGAAGTTGGGTAGAGATCTGTGGTGCTTTCTCTGCAACCTCTTGGATAAACTCTTCACGGGCTGTCGAGCTGAACGTTTCGGGGTCAAGCTCCGTTTTCCCAGTACCGCCTCCAATCAGTATCTCCCCATTCACTTCTGATCGGTAGTACAGCTCAAGATCGGGATCATTGATAAGCGGTAGCTCAACCGTTTGTCCGGGGTCTAACATCGCAATCTGACTGACCCGGGGCTTCAATGGAAG
Proteins encoded in this window:
- a CDS encoding sodium:solute symporter family protein, whose protein sequence is MVREIIVGIVIVYILGMLGIGYYFHQKGIADLEDFFLAGKGAPWYLIALSFFATAIGAGGTIGLSASTFEAESITAFWSYGIAIFSFFIVAFLLGHKLPKTRNITLPSMLEDRYDEKTRAAAVPFYLLRFISTLGAQWLAAGTIISFLFADAITVTEAAIIGAIIITAYTVMGGMSAVMWTDFIQGCILFVGLWLLAILGMMNLGGFSSATSQVTDVAPQAFDLFAMKWTLIAGYVVTLVPTMLVRQGYLQRIMSAKSPRDGFVGTTLNGIIGLAFIPVPLIIGAIGLVMYADIQNPQLIMPQMAMDILPDWLAGVVLAALAAAIMSSGDSFLLSGSSNVVDDIYIRYLNPDAGRDEQTTVSQITVVGLMIFSLGLALIVPGIIDLIVFGAVALTGGVLVPWLATFYWPRGTSDAAFWSLIVGAGLTVAWWWIGYFAGTSEYMGLHPVFVGLPMSILLFFGISLMQKPEYEKALATARKHNLEDLERKTKHAMDQGEQRQPPTIEDTD
- a CDS encoding TIGR00341 family protein, which produces MRLVRTLIKDEDKEAVLQVLNDENIDYIVSKEASDRGELVVVEFPVPEQALEVVLEKFKTAGHGEHHYTVVADAKSALSTNMGEMEERFIVGEEADDSIAAEELRSQALELLPNAFTFLLLTFLSAVVATAGLLLDSPAFVVGSMVIAPLVGSALTASVGTVLSNRKMIVDGFTTQVYGLGIAIIGAIMFSLVLKTGHFLSPSLHPGAINQIAQRISPGLLSLIIGVCAGAAGAAGLATGISAALVGVMIAAALIPAAAAVGIGIAWNSQAIALGSLILLVVNAASIHVSGVAVFWYLGYRPDWWEPGAIRPNFKLGRIGPSLVVAIALLVLFVTAGGAVSTHVGFEQSVNEVVGETLSHQQYQELTLMEVRAEFNQGILSNNPQEVTVVVKRPPGQNYPRVSEQLKNRISTKTGRQVTVSVEFVDRQQA
- a CDS encoding CapA family protein is translated as MYVDIPLHAMTDSLYGREGKDLTLAAAGDAILTRKQSVYDDDQFIQLVNTVREADTSFVNLEVLLHDYDGYPAANSGGTYMRAPSWIADELRWSGFDIFAAATNHTGDFSHGGMEATMRALDTRDIPYAGLGKNLADARRPAYVDTPGGRVGVVAACSTITPGSEAGVQRPDIQGRPGLSPLHLETHYSVPETVQDQLESMSESLGLEDIKDRHRRLGFPVPGENRSEFSLLNIGGNQHLHFEKDDTFGITQRANNADRTAILDQIRQARSQSDWVFASLHVHEGVGGVINDKTVPEFLEKFARECIDAGADAFLGHGPHVLRGIEIYDDAPIFYSLGNFMMQNETVTKLPAEIYDKYDLPQWDSLPADLFDARVSNEENQRTGFLADAAFWETILPVCHFQEGRLQDITLYPVDLGYEQPRPRRGRPVLATETKASEILETVVSLSEPYGTEIAIDGEIGRINV